One Chengkuizengella sediminis DNA segment encodes these proteins:
- a CDS encoding acyl carrier protein translates to MSIDIKEKVLNMLKENLEENEGVAIDQLGLDDDLSILGVNSMTFIKLVIAAEMEFGMTWDDEELDFRNFSTINNIINYISNSPENHTAG, encoded by the coding sequence ATGTCAATTGATATAAAAGAAAAAGTGTTAAACATGCTGAAGGAAAATCTTGAAGAAAATGAAGGGGTAGCTATAGATCAATTAGGTCTTGATGATGATTTATCTATATTAGGAGTTAACTCTATGACATTTATAAAACTGGTTATTGCAGCGGAGATGGAATTTGGTATGACATGGGATGATGAAGAATTGGATTTTCGTAATTTTTCAACGATTAACAATATTATTAATTATATTTCAAATTCACCTGAGAATCATACTGCAGGATAA
- a CDS encoding radical SAM/SPASM domain-containing protein produces the protein MLTKAGNLGNEKLLEHVQNLTPQLKQITIFASDLCNYRCSFCHIWGETGWALKEPQRVIKEQVDIDVIKKFMDQVLEVNPKIGVIITGGEPMLYKNFTELVEYLRSKKVTIYLLTNGSLIKNKIDLILNNVVALNISIDGPEEYHDSIRGKGSFQQICENIELLIKEKKKRKRMFPFININMTLSKYNYQSAKPFLSALRDRFSNEKIILHDTMNPWVKPRDLSVNFWPLLFTTREKGKQYAIEMKELLDCDVSPAWEGFVEDPIGIDTKRLKNDLEDIWESEGVDSSNFVDVEEYFNNIENVFGRSKCLAPWHELIIRRTGDVYPCVDFPDYKLGNIHESSFEEIWTGDKVTKFREVLKTQNLNVCNRCTRLFADKESF, from the coding sequence ATGTTAACAAAAGCAGGGAATTTAGGCAATGAAAAACTTCTAGAACATGTACAGAATTTAACTCCACAATTGAAACAAATTACGATTTTTGCTTCGGATTTATGTAATTATAGATGTTCATTTTGTCATATATGGGGGGAAACAGGCTGGGCGTTAAAAGAACCGCAAAGGGTAATCAAAGAGCAAGTAGATATTGATGTGATTAAAAAATTTATGGATCAGGTGTTGGAAGTAAACCCTAAAATAGGTGTTATCATTACGGGTGGTGAACCCATGTTGTATAAAAATTTTACAGAATTAGTAGAGTATTTAAGAAGTAAAAAGGTTACGATTTACTTACTTACAAACGGCTCATTGATCAAGAACAAAATCGATTTAATTTTAAATAATGTGGTTGCGTTGAATATCTCTATTGATGGACCCGAGGAATATCATGATTCGATTAGAGGCAAGGGGAGCTTTCAGCAAATATGTGAAAATATTGAGCTGCTCATTAAAGAGAAAAAGAAAAGAAAAAGAATGTTTCCTTTTATTAATATCAATATGACTCTTTCTAAATACAACTATCAAAGCGCAAAACCATTCCTATCAGCGCTAAGGGATCGATTTAGCAATGAAAAAATCATTCTTCATGATACGATGAATCCATGGGTAAAACCAAGAGATCTTTCCGTAAACTTTTGGCCGCTATTATTTACGACACGTGAGAAAGGTAAGCAGTATGCGATAGAGATGAAGGAATTGTTAGATTGCGACGTTTCCCCTGCATGGGAAGGATTTGTCGAGGACCCTATTGGTATTGATACGAAACGTTTAAAAAATGACCTAGAAGATATTTGGGAGAGTGAAGGAGTAGACAGTTCAAATTTTGTGGATGTAGAAGAGTATTTTAATAATATAGAGAATGTTTTTGGTAGATCTAAATGTCTAGCTCCATGGCATGAGCTTATCATTCGAAGAACAGGGGATGTATATCCTTGTGTTGATTTTCCAGATTATAAACTTGGAAATATTCACGAATCATCCTTTGAAGAGATCTGGACTGGGGACAAGGTTACGAAATTTAGAGAGGTATTAAAAACACAAAATTTAAATGTATGTAATCGATGTACTCGCTTATTTGCGGATAAAGAGTCGTTTTAA
- a CDS encoding DinB family protein, which yields MKKELLDDLLKLNVWAIKLKKLEKERIYQPITKNKWSIAETISHLMFWDRFILEERMPLMVPKARLLSNVDVTEMNSKASEYALSEVSFEELIDSLIDYRKKIVSMLQHKTEGELSSSFKINDNELNLITYFKGTVKHDSHHIRQIDIFLQN from the coding sequence ATGAAAAAAGAACTGTTAGATGACTTATTGAAGTTAAATGTTTGGGCAATAAAATTAAAAAAACTTGAAAAAGAAAGAATCTATCAACCGATTACCAAAAACAAATGGTCAATAGCCGAAACCATCAGTCACTTAATGTTTTGGGATCGTTTTATATTAGAGGAGCGAATGCCATTGATGGTACCAAAAGCTAGATTGCTTAGTAATGTAGATGTAACAGAAATGAATAGTAAGGCATCGGAATATGCACTTTCAGAAGTTTCATTTGAGGAGCTTATTGATAGCTTAATAGATTACAGAAAAAAAATTGTTTCTATGCTTCAACATAAAACTGAAGGAGAACTAAGTTCATCTTTTAAAATAAATGATAATGAACTTAATTTGATTACTTATTTTAAGGGAACTGTGAAACATGATTCACATCATATACGGCAAATTGATATATTTTTACAAAATTAA
- a CDS encoding NAD(P)H-dependent oxidoreductase, producing MKHLVVYAHPNPQSFNNAIKETVVNSLKNKGHEVEVRDLYALGFQPVLSGSDFETFQSGNMPSDIQAEQEHIKKADVITFIYPIWWTGLPAILKGYIDRVFAYGFAYSVDEQGGYVKHLTGKKGLIINTTGAPTEFYDQVGMSNSLKQTSDIGILDFVGIEAIHHQFFGAVPTIDDAARKEMLVEVEHLINEKF from the coding sequence ATGAAACATTTAGTTGTTTATGCACATCCAAATCCACAAAGTTTTAACAATGCTATAAAGGAAACAGTTGTTAACTCATTAAAAAATAAAGGACATGAGGTGGAAGTCAGGGATCTTTATGCTTTAGGGTTTCAACCTGTTCTAAGTGGAAGTGACTTTGAAACATTCCAATCTGGAAATATGCCAAGTGATATTCAAGCTGAACAAGAACATATAAAAAAGGCTGATGTTATTACTTTCATATATCCAATTTGGTGGACTGGTTTACCAGCAATTTTAAAAGGTTACATTGATAGAGTTTTTGCTTACGGATTTGCATATTCAGTAGATGAGCAAGGTGGATATGTGAAACATTTAACTGGTAAAAAAGGACTTATCATTAATACAACAGGCGCTCCAACAGAATTTTATGATCAAGTGGGTATGAGCAATTCACTAAAACAAACTTCTGACATAGGTATTTTAGATTTTGTAGGTATAGAAGCAATCCATCACCAATTTTTCGGTGCAGTTCCAACTATCGATGATGCTGCAAGAAAAGAAATGCTTGTTGAAGTCGAACATTTAATCAATGAAAAGTTTTAA
- a CDS encoding winged helix-turn-helix transcriptional regulator, translated as MGNFKINDKSFRCPVDLTLNTIMGKWKVVILNNLMDGKKRYGMLQKLMPDVTDRVLTKQLRELEMDGIITRKVYPVVPPKVEYSLTERGKTIKPILDAMSEWGSKFKVD; from the coding sequence ATGGGGAATTTTAAGATCAATGATAAATCTTTTAGGTGTCCTGTGGACTTAACTCTAAATACAATTATGGGAAAGTGGAAAGTTGTTATATTAAACAATCTCATGGATGGGAAGAAAAGATATGGAATGCTTCAAAAGCTAATGCCTGATGTCACAGATCGAGTATTAACAAAACAATTAAGGGAATTAGAAATGGATGGAATCATAACACGTAAAGTGTATCCAGTTGTACCTCCTAAGGTAGAATATAGTTTAACTGAAAGAGGAAAAACGATTAAACCCATATTAGATGCCATGTCTGAGTGGGGATCAAAATTTAAAGTGGATTGA
- the accB gene encoding acetyl-CoA carboxylase biotin carboxyl carrier protein → MFKLSEIKELVRLVDKSTLQELEIENEGSRLSIRKPVISTEIIPQIVQQTPVVSQPVIQEVPQTQQTSAVEDQTVEVIQSNQTESQDVNLHKITSPMVGTFYVAPSPGADPFVKKGDNVTNDTVVCIVEAMKLMNEIEAEIKGEIVEILVEDGHLVEFGQPLFLIKPE, encoded by the coding sequence ATGTTTAAATTAAGTGAAATTAAAGAATTGGTTAGACTTGTAGATAAATCTACACTTCAAGAACTAGAAATTGAAAATGAAGGTTCTCGTTTGTCAATACGAAAACCAGTTATTAGCACAGAAATTATTCCACAAATCGTACAGCAAACACCTGTAGTATCTCAACCAGTTATACAGGAAGTCCCTCAAACACAACAAACATCAGCTGTTGAAGATCAAACTGTTGAAGTAATTCAATCAAATCAAACTGAGTCACAAGACGTTAATTTACATAAAATCACATCTCCAATGGTAGGTACATTTTACGTTGCTCCATCCCCAGGTGCTGATCCTTTTGTAAAAAAAGGTGATAATGTAACAAACGATACCGTAGTATGTATTGTTGAAGCAATGAAGCTTATGAATGAAATCGAAGCTGAAATAAAAGGTGAAATCGTAGAGATATTAGTAGAAGATGGTCATTTGGTTGAATTCGGTCAACCCTTATTTTTAATCAAACCAGAATAA
- the accC gene encoding acetyl-CoA carboxylase biotin carboxylase subunit translates to MKFQKVLIANRGEIAVRIIRACHEMGIQTVAVYSEADKDSLHVRLADEAYCIGPTLSKDSYLNLTNIMSIATLTGSDAIHPGYGFLAENADFAEICESCNIAFIGPSPEAITKMGDKAVAKDTMKSANVPVIPGTDGLIEDIDDAVMISRDIGYPVLIKATAGGGGKGIRVAENEEMLIHQITAAQQEAEKAFGNAGVYLEKFLTGMKHVEIQVIADKHGNAVHLGERDCSIQRRRQKLIEEAPCPVLTPEIRKEMGDAAVRAAKAVQYSGAGTLEFLLGPDGKFYFMEMNTRIQVEHPVTEMVTNIDLIKEMISVAEGKPLSFTQEDVEIDGWSIECRINAENPDKNFMPSAGQIQFYLPPGGLGVRVDSGAYPGYTISPHYDSMIAKLIVWGKTREEAIDRMKRALSEFSIEGIHTTIPFHLKLLSNEKFLQGDFDIKFLEENEV, encoded by the coding sequence ATGAAGTTTCAAAAGGTTTTAATAGCTAACCGCGGTGAAATAGCCGTTCGGATTATTAGAGCATGTCATGAAATGGGGATTCAAACTGTAGCTGTTTATTCTGAAGCAGATAAGGATTCTCTTCATGTTAGATTAGCGGATGAAGCGTATTGTATCGGTCCAACATTATCAAAGGACAGTTATTTAAATTTAACAAATATTATGAGTATTGCAACCTTAACTGGATCTGATGCTATACATCCGGGTTATGGATTCTTAGCAGAAAACGCTGATTTTGCTGAAATATGTGAGTCATGTAATATAGCTTTTATAGGTCCGTCTCCTGAAGCGATAACAAAAATGGGGGATAAGGCTGTAGCGAAAGATACAATGAAAAGCGCAAATGTTCCAGTTATTCCTGGAACGGACGGACTCATTGAAGATATTGATGATGCTGTAATGATCAGTAGAGATATAGGATATCCTGTACTTATTAAAGCTACTGCAGGTGGTGGAGGTAAGGGTATCCGAGTTGCGGAAAATGAAGAGATGCTCATTCATCAAATCACAGCAGCTCAACAAGAAGCTGAAAAAGCCTTTGGTAATGCAGGTGTATATTTAGAAAAATTTTTAACAGGTATGAAACATGTAGAAATTCAAGTGATTGCTGATAAACATGGGAATGCAGTTCATCTTGGTGAAAGAGATTGTTCTATACAACGGAGAAGACAAAAATTAATAGAAGAAGCACCTTGTCCCGTTTTAACACCTGAAATCCGTAAGGAAATGGGAGACGCTGCTGTACGTGCTGCAAAAGCAGTTCAGTATTCTGGAGCGGGTACTCTTGAGTTTTTACTAGGACCAGACGGAAAATTCTATTTCATGGAAATGAATACAAGAATCCAAGTCGAACATCCTGTTACAGAGATGGTCACAAACATTGACTTGATCAAGGAAATGATTTCAGTTGCTGAGGGGAAGCCCTTATCATTTACTCAAGAAGATGTAGAAATTGATGGATGGTCTATTGAATGTCGTATTAATGCAGAAAACCCAGATAAAAACTTTATGCCTTCTGCAGGTCAAATTCAGTTCTACTTACCTCCAGGTGGTCTGGGTGTGAGAGTAGATAGTGGAGCATACCCGGGGTATACGATTTCTCCACACTATGATTCAATGATTGCTAAATTGATTGTTTGGGGGAAAACTAGGGAAGAAGCTATTGATAGAATGAAAAGAGCATTATCGGAATTTTCGATAGAAGGGATTCATACTACAATTCCCTTCCATTTAAAATTACTTTCAAACGAGAAGTTTCTTCAAGGGGATTTCGATATTAAGTTCTTAGAGGAAAACGAAGTATAG
- a CDS encoding Asp23/Gls24 family envelope stress response protein: MNTVALDYEKTEMGHIQIAPEVVEVIAGLATVEIEGVAGMSGGFAGGIAELLGRKNLSKGVKVEVGEKEAAVDVSIIVEYGFRIPDVSQEIQQNVKNAIESMTGLQVVEVNVHIHDVHITQEEKVKNEIEEIKTQRVK, from the coding sequence ATGAATACAGTCGCACTTGATTATGAGAAGACTGAAATGGGACATATTCAAATTGCACCTGAGGTCGTAGAAGTCATTGCTGGTTTGGCAACAGTTGAGATTGAAGGTGTAGCAGGTATGAGCGGTGGTTTTGCAGGTGGAATCGCAGAGCTTCTTGGAAGGAAAAATCTATCAAAGGGTGTAAAGGTAGAGGTTGGTGAAAAAGAAGCAGCGGTTGATGTATCTATTATTGTTGAATATGGATTTAGAATACCAGATGTTTCTCAAGAAATTCAACAAAACGTAAAAAATGCAATTGAATCTATGACTGGACTTCAGGTTGTAGAAGTGAATGTACATATTCATGATGTGCACATTACTCAGGAAGAAAAAGTGAAAAATGAGATTGAAGAAATTAAAACACAACGCGTAAAATAA
- the amaP gene encoding alkaline shock response membrane anchor protein AmaP, with translation MKILDRLLLFLYSVFVTVVSLAVLIQVIQTGDIIVPSLNDTQQIILYSTVAVVVLISIRFLYITLRSNRSSKPSIDQRNDYGDIKISMETIEQVALKAAARVKGIKDTKAKITANQSGIEVKIKTYVDGETAIPKLTEEIQQNVNDYIEDVTGIPVSNVSVLVVNIFQSNTFKSRVE, from the coding sequence TTGAAAATCTTAGATCGATTATTATTGTTTCTATATAGTGTTTTTGTTACTGTAGTTTCTTTAGCTGTTTTAATACAAGTGATTCAAACAGGTGATATTATCGTTCCTTCTCTTAATGATACGCAACAAATCATATTATATTCAACAGTTGCTGTTGTTGTACTCATTAGCATACGCTTTTTATATATTACTTTACGTTCCAATCGTTCTTCCAAACCTAGTATAGATCAAAGAAACGATTATGGTGATATAAAAATTTCAATGGAGACGATAGAGCAGGTTGCATTAAAAGCTGCTGCTAGAGTTAAAGGAATTAAGGATACAAAAGCGAAAATTACTGCAAACCAATCAGGAATTGAAGTGAAAATAAAAACGTATGTTGATGGTGAAACTGCTATTCCAAAACTAACAGAAGAAATCCAACAAAATGTGAATGATTATATTGAAGATGTAACAGGAATTCCTGTTTCTAATGTATCTGTTTTAGTAGTCAATATTTTTCAATCAAATACTTTTAAAAGTAGAGTAGAATAA
- a CDS encoding DUF2273 domain-containing protein: MWKDLWERHPGKLIGPIIGVFFGIIYLIVGFWDTLMFVLIVFIGFYIGRKVDLKERSEIFTKIKLQFSRFLDRYR, from the coding sequence ATGTGGAAAGATTTATGGGAACGACACCCAGGAAAATTGATTGGGCCTATTATTGGAGTTTTTTTTGGAATCATATATTTAATTGTAGGTTTTTGGGATACATTGATGTTTGTTCTTATTGTTTTTATAGGTTTTTATATCGGTAGAAAAGTGGATTTAAAAGAAAGATCAGAAATTTTTACGAAAATAAAATTACAATTCTCAAGATTTTTAGATCGTTATCGATAA
- the nusB gene encoding transcription antitermination factor NusB, producing the protein MKRRQAREIIIQCLYQMELNEVTSTSAIDSIITEQDDVENEGINNINPEDLQFIQQLIDGTFQKKTNIDFLINDYLKGWKIERLSRVDIQILRLALYEMFYLNDTPPKVVVNEAIELSKYFGTEESGKFINGVLGKMIKEVEVIKAKIESFN; encoded by the coding sequence ATGAAACGAAGACAGGCACGGGAAATCATTATTCAATGTTTGTACCAAATGGAACTAAACGAAGTAACTTCAACTTCAGCAATTGATTCCATTATTACAGAACAGGACGATGTGGAAAATGAGGGTATCAATAATATAAATCCTGAAGACTTACAATTCATCCAACAGTTAATAGATGGTACATTTCAGAAAAAAACAAACATAGATTTTCTCATTAATGATTATTTAAAAGGCTGGAAAATAGAACGACTCTCTAGAGTAGACATCCAAATACTTCGATTAGCTCTTTATGAAATGTTTTATTTAAACGATACACCACCAAAAGTGGTTGTAAATGAAGCGATTGAGCTATCAAAGTATTTCGGAACTGAAGAATCGGGTAAATTTATAAATGGGGTATTAGGTAAAATGATCAAAGAAGTTGAAGTTATAAAGGCAAAAATAGAATCTTTTAATTGA
- the folD gene encoding bifunctional methylenetetrahydrofolate dehydrogenase/methenyltetrahydrofolate cyclohydrolase FolD, producing the protein MTAKLISGTDLSKIIREELKSEVELLKSKNVHPGLAVVLVGDDPASEVYVGRKAKACDQLGIYSEVHKLPETTTEKELVLLIRKLNVHTDIHGILVQLPLPKHISEKAVIDAIAVEKDVDGFHPINVGNLLIGDDSLLPCTPAGVIEMIKREGIEIAGKHAVVIGRSNIVGKPVSMLLLRENATVSICHSKTSDIATIAKQADILIVATGIPKMIGPDCIKEGAVVIDVGINRMDNGKLCGDVDFDKVKDVAGYITPVPGGVGPMTITMLIKNTLEAASKSA; encoded by the coding sequence ATGACTGCAAAATTGATTAGTGGAACAGATTTATCCAAAATCATTCGTGAAGAATTGAAAAGTGAAGTTGAGTTGCTGAAATCAAAGAATGTACATCCTGGTTTGGCTGTTGTTTTAGTAGGTGATGATCCTGCTTCTGAAGTTTATGTGGGTCGAAAAGCCAAAGCTTGTGACCAACTAGGGATATATTCTGAAGTACATAAACTACCTGAAACAACTACTGAGAAGGAGTTAGTACTACTTATTCGCAAGTTAAATGTACATACAGATATTCATGGAATATTAGTTCAGCTTCCATTACCGAAACATATCTCCGAAAAAGCAGTTATTGATGCCATTGCTGTGGAAAAAGATGTGGATGGTTTTCATCCTATCAACGTAGGAAATTTATTGATTGGTGATGACAGTTTATTACCTTGTACTCCTGCTGGAGTAATTGAAATGATAAAAAGAGAAGGAATTGAAATTGCAGGTAAACATGCTGTAGTGATAGGAAGGAGTAATATTGTAGGAAAACCGGTTTCTATGTTACTCCTTAGGGAAAATGCAACTGTGAGTATATGTCATTCAAAAACGTCGGACATTGCAACAATAGCAAAACAAGCAGATATTTTGATTGTAGCAACGGGAATTCCTAAAATGATTGGGCCTGATTGTATTAAAGAAGGTGCTGTAGTGATTGATGTTGGTATTAATCGAATGGACAACGGAAAGCTTTGTGGTGACGTTGATTTTGATAAGGTGAAGGACGTAGCAGGGTACATTACACCGGTTCCTGGTGGTGTAGGACCGATGACGATTACCATGTTAATTAAAAACACACTAGAAGCAGCATCTAAATCAGCATAA
- the xseA gene encoding exodeoxyribonuclease VII large subunit, with product MKDNQVVYSVKELTRVIKNKLEFEPALQNIWVRGEISNFIHHSSGHMYFTLKDKNSRVKCVMFASQNQRIPFIPRNGTKVLARGNISLYERDGQYQLYVNQMQPDGIGSLYLAFEQLKQKLEKEGLFLTNKKKKLPSYAKTVGVVTSPTGAAVRDIVTTIQRRNPMVSILLYPVSVQGKNAIPSIKKGIEVLNTYEEVEVIIVGRGGGSLEELWAFNEEVVARSISESNIPIISAVGHETDYTISDFVADVRAATPTAAAELAVPHQLEIKNNLEHLKQRLNQAIYYHLQKKAEKLERLKRSSYLRSPQKQLVQPTERLDRLKDQLVFNMLNQIRYTRGKLSKVEAGLSTLNLKNKLDYSNQRLKNIQHRLDHVVKGYIKNQKLKLSSNVRQLDALSPLKVMHRGYSLVYNEDGEIVKTVEQIQTDQMIKVKLTDGNLDCQVKTVEEET from the coding sequence ATGAAAGATAATCAGGTGGTTTACTCAGTAAAAGAATTAACTAGAGTTATTAAAAATAAATTGGAGTTTGAACCCGCATTACAAAACATTTGGGTACGTGGTGAGATTTCAAACTTTATACATCATTCAAGTGGTCATATGTACTTTACTTTAAAGGATAAAAACAGTAGAGTAAAGTGCGTCATGTTTGCCTCTCAAAATCAAAGGATCCCTTTTATTCCAAGGAATGGAACGAAAGTGTTAGCTAGGGGTAATATATCCTTGTATGAGAGAGATGGACAGTATCAATTATATGTTAATCAAATGCAACCTGATGGAATAGGCAGCTTATATCTTGCTTTTGAGCAATTAAAACAAAAGCTCGAAAAGGAAGGGTTGTTTTTAACTAATAAGAAAAAAAAACTTCCTAGTTATGCAAAAACAGTCGGTGTTGTAACATCACCTACTGGTGCTGCAGTAAGAGATATTGTGACAACAATTCAACGTCGAAATCCTATGGTATCTATCCTTTTATATCCTGTTTCGGTTCAAGGTAAAAATGCGATACCCTCCATTAAAAAAGGGATCGAAGTATTAAATACATATGAAGAAGTGGAAGTCATTATAGTAGGTCGAGGTGGAGGCTCCCTCGAAGAATTGTGGGCATTTAATGAAGAAGTTGTTGCAAGAAGTATTTCTGAATCAAATATTCCTATCATTTCAGCAGTAGGGCATGAAACGGATTATACAATATCTGATTTTGTTGCAGATGTACGTGCTGCTACACCAACAGCTGCTGCAGAGTTAGCGGTTCCTCATCAATTAGAAATTAAAAATAATTTGGAGCATTTAAAACAAAGGTTAAACCAAGCGATATATTATCATCTTCAAAAAAAGGCAGAAAAGTTAGAACGATTGAAACGATCTTCTTATTTACGCTCTCCTCAAAAACAATTGGTACAACCAACTGAACGTTTGGATCGTTTGAAAGATCAACTGGTTTTTAATATGTTAAATCAAATACGATACACTAGGGGGAAGCTGTCTAAGGTTGAAGCAGGGCTTTCCACTTTAAATTTAAAAAATAAGCTTGATTACTCTAATCAACGTTTGAAAAATATTCAACATCGTTTGGATCATGTAGTCAAAGGATATATAAAAAATCAAAAACTAAAACTTTCTTCTAATGTCCGTCAATTAGATGCATTAAGTCCCTTAAAGGTTATGCATAGAGGTTATAGTTTAGTATATAACGAAGATGGAGAAATCGTTAAAACTGTTGAACAAATTCAAACAGATCAAATGATTAAAGTGAAATTAACAGATGGAAATTTAGATTGTCAGGTTAAAACGGTGGAGGAGGAGACATAA
- the xseB gene encoding exodeoxyribonuclease VII small subunit, with translation MMEDKKLNFEEAMENLEKVVNALESEDVPLEKAIDLFQEGVKLSSYCSQKLEQVEQKIEMLISEDGQKKAFHPLNDDNQGDMD, from the coding sequence ATAATGGAAGATAAGAAGCTAAATTTTGAGGAAGCAATGGAAAATCTTGAAAAAGTTGTTAACGCATTAGAGAGTGAAGATGTACCATTAGAAAAAGCGATTGACTTATTTCAAGAGGGAGTAAAGCTCTCTAGTTACTGTAGTCAAAAGTTAGAACAAGTGGAGCAAAAAATCGAGATGTTAATTAGTGAGGATGGGCAAAAAAAAGCCTTTCATCCTTTGAATGATGATAATCAAGGTGATATGGATTGA
- a CDS encoding polyprenyl synthetase family protein, producing the protein MNTITEFINYYGQEVEKELKHIFPKNWYIPKRLEEAMSYSLFAGGKRMRPILIIAALEALNGPIPSGLPVAAAIEMIHTYSLIHDDLPSMDDDDYRRGKLTNHKVYGEAMAILAGDALLTHAFYVISNSLRMKELPAEQILKLVEELSSYAGPRGMVGGQVDDMDGEQGITNIHQLEQIHIHKTGDLIVFSLRAGGHIAGANNDQLKALASFGYKIGLAFQIQDDILDIIGDEQKLGKPILSDENANKVTYPYLIGLDACVEKVKELTEEAKQDIIDANFPNPNRLLEIADFLMQREH; encoded by the coding sequence TTGAATACAATTACAGAATTCATTAATTATTATGGACAAGAAGTTGAAAAAGAATTAAAGCATATTTTCCCAAAAAATTGGTACATTCCTAAACGTTTAGAGGAAGCGATGAGTTATTCCTTGTTTGCTGGGGGTAAGAGAATGCGTCCTATATTAATAATTGCTGCATTAGAAGCTCTTAACGGACCTATACCCTCTGGTTTACCAGTAGCTGCAGCTATTGAGATGATTCATACTTATTCGCTTATTCATGATGATTTGCCTTCAATGGATGATGATGATTATCGACGTGGGAAATTAACTAATCATAAAGTTTATGGCGAAGCTATGGCAATATTAGCGGGTGATGCATTGTTAACTCATGCTTTTTACGTAATATCCAACTCTCTACGGATGAAAGAGCTACCTGCTGAACAAATTCTAAAATTAGTTGAAGAATTATCATCCTATGCTGGACCAAGAGGTATGGTAGGTGGTCAAGTGGATGATATGGATGGAGAACAGGGGATTACAAATATTCATCAATTGGAGCAAATTCACATCCATAAAACGGGTGATTTAATCGTATTTTCTCTACGTGCAGGAGGTCATATTGCCGGAGCCAATAATGATCAGTTAAAAGCCTTAGCGAGTTTTGGTTATAAAATCGGCCTAGCATTTCAAATTCAAGATGATATTTTAGATATTATCGGAGATGAGCAAAAGTTAGGTAAACCTATTTTAAGTGATGAGAATGCGAATAAAGTAACTTATCCTTATTTAATCGGATTAGATGCATGTGTTGAAAAAGTAAAAGAATTAACTGAAGAAGCTAAACAAGATATCATAGATGCAAATTTTCCGAATCCGAATCGTTTACTTGAAATAGCAGATTTTCTAATGCAGCGAGAACACTGA